The following nucleotide sequence is from Synechococcus sp. CBW1004.
ATAGCCCTTGTCGTGGGCCATGTAGCCATGGGAATAGACCATCACCAGCAGGGCGATGGTGGTGACCAGCGAGAGCATCACCGCGCCGAGGGCATCCACACGGAAGCCCATCGGCAGGTTGAACGTGCCGGCGCTGGCCCAGTTGAACAGCACCTCGGTCATGCCCGCTCCGGCGATCTGCTCAGCGAGCACTGCGTAGCTGAGAACCGCCGAGGCGCCGACGCAGCTGATCAGCAGCAGCGCGACGGGGCGACGCAGACGGTTGACCGTGCGGTTGAAGCTGATCAGCCCCAGGCCGGAGATGCAGGCTCCCAGAAGGGGGAGCACCGGAATCAACCAGGCAAGTTCGGCGGCGGCGGGCATCCGGCGAGGCTCCCTTGGGGGCGGTTCCGGCCGAGTGTAGGCAGCTCTCCCGCCGTGCTTGGTCGCCGGTGTTCGACCAGGGATCACCGGGGCCTGTCGCCGATGTCCTGGCGATGGCCCGGCGCCCTCCTCACCCGGGTTCCAGCTCGCGGGCGATGGGAGACCTTCAGGCGAGGCCGGCGGCGGCGGAGGCGAGGCCCGAGACCGCGTCGTTCAGGACGATGGTTCTCAGCCCAGCCAGTGCGCCAGGCCTGTGCGCGAAAAGGCCGTGGCGCCGACGCCGATGTAGCGGTGCGCCCACCAGAACACCCCCACGGCGATGGCGATTCCCAGCTGCGCCGGGCGCAGGAACTCGCTCCACATCAGCTGCTGCCGGCCATCGAGCACCGCCTGGAAGGGGATCACCGAGGTGCTCGCCCTGAGCTCCTCGAAGGCCGCGCCGAAGCGGTTGCGCAGACGCCGGTCGCCATTCCAGACGGCGAACAGGTGGTGGCCGATCAGGCCGATACAGGCTGCCACCATGAAGCTGCTGCCGATCCAGAGCAGATGGGTGGCGCACCAGAGGATCTGGCCGACCGCCTGGGGATGGCGGCTGACGCGGATGATGCCGGTGGCGTAAAGGCGCACCTGCGGTCTGAGCACGGCCGGGATCTCCAGCAGGTTGTAGGTGGCCGGGTAGAGGAACAGAAAGCTGATCGCCGTGCCCCCCCACACCAGCGGAATGATCCAGGGCTGGTCCTGCAAGTTCCAGAGCCGCACGCCGTCGTAGCGGTGCTGCAGGAAATAGCCGATCACCACCACCGCGGCCGGGATGCTGACGGTGGCGAACAGCAGCCGCCAGGCGCGCGCACCGATCCGCTCCTCACCCCACACCCGCAGCGAGGCCCCGCCGCTGTGGAGCACGGCGAAGGCCAGCAGAAGCAGCAGCATCACCAGGCTGCTGTGGTGGTCGGCACCGGCCCAGGCCGGGGCGGCGTCGCCTCCGGCGGTGGCGGGAAGGCTGCTGAGGGCCATGCGGCGGGAAGGGACTGTGAAGCGGGATTCTCGCCACCGGTCGCTCCCCCTAGAGTCCCTGTCTCTCGGACCCTCCTCGCCGCGGCCAGGCTCCTCGAGCGCGAGGAGCCGCGGCGTCCTGCCCTTCTCCCCAATCCTGTGGCGCGAGCCATTCCATGGCGGATCTGCCCTTCACCCTCGATCAGCTGCGCATCCTGCGGGCCATTGCCAGCGAGGGCAGCTTCAAGAAGGCCGCTGACAGCCTCTATGTGACCCAGCCGGCGGTGAGCCTGCAGATCCAGAACCTGGAGAAGCAGCTCAGTGTGTCGCTGTTCGACCGCGGCGGCCGCAAGGCCCAGCTCACCGAGGCCGGTCACCTGCTGCTCAGCTACTGCGACCGCATCCTCAGCCAGTGCCAGGAGGCCTGCCGCGCCCTGGAGGACCTGCACAACCTGCGCGGCGGTTCGCTGATCGTCGGCGCCAGCCAGACCACCGGCACCTATCTGATGCCGCGGATGATCGGCCTGTTCCGGCAGAAGTATCCGGATGTGGCCGTGCAGCTGCAGGTGCACAGCACCCGCCGCACCGCCTGGAGCGTGGCCAATGGCCAGGTGGATCTGGCGATCATCGGCGGCGAGCTGCCCGCCGATCTCAACGATCTGCTGCAGGTGGTGCCCTACGCCAACGACGAGCTGGCCCTGGTGCTGCCGCCCAAGCATCCGCTGGCCCGCCTGCCCGAGCTCACCAAGGACGACCTGTACCGGCTCGGCTTCGTCTGCCTCGATGCCCAGTCAACGACACGCA
It contains:
- a CDS encoding NnrU family protein, coding for MLLLLLAFAVLHSGGASLRVWGEERIGARAWRLLFATVSIPAAVVVIGYFLQHRYDGVRLWNLQDQPWIIPLVWGGTAISFLFLYPATYNLLEIPAVLRPQVRLYATGIIRVSRHPQAVGQILWCATHLLWIGSSFMVAACIGLIGHHLFAVWNGDRRLRNRFGAAFEELRASTSVIPFQAVLDGRQQLMWSEFLRPAQLGIAIAVGVFWWAHRYIGVGATAFSRTGLAHWLG
- a CDS encoding LysR family transcriptional regulator: MADLPFTLDQLRILRAIASEGSFKKAADSLYVTQPAVSLQIQNLEKQLSVSLFDRGGRKAQLTEAGHLLLSYCDRILSQCQEACRALEDLHNLRGGSLIVGASQTTGTYLMPRMIGLFRQKYPDVAVQLQVHSTRRTAWSVANGQVDLAIIGGELPADLNDLLQVVPYANDELALVLPPKHPLARLPELTKDDLYRLGFVCLDAQSTTRKMVDQLLSRSKLDVGRLKIEMELNSFEAIKNAVQAGLGAAFLPVVSIERELTAGSLHRPQLVDLLVRRQLKLITHPARYCSRASEAFRREVLPVFASPDSPLRQVPVRAEAATA